Proteins co-encoded in one Campylobacter jejuni genomic window:
- a CDS encoding RluA family pseudouridine synthase has protein sequence MQEKAYKLLALQEKISNREAKDLIDKGCVFSHGKKVVVARALMSDKARFNVIKAKNPQIIFEDDKIIAINKPYAYVSEDLEKKFNAKLLNRLDKETSGVILLCKDEDFRKLCIEEFKKHRVYKSYIAVLDGVLAEEVEVNEPMFTIKTKGGALSKVSKDGLSALSIITPIMMQSKKTLAKIVIQTGRTHQIRVHAKFIKHGVIGDEKYAKISSDRMYLHSYEIKIFDYHFKANLDSGFTKFGFEIKNLDF, from the coding sequence ATGCAAGAAAAAGCTTATAAACTCTTAGCTTTGCAAGAAAAAATTTCAAATCGTGAAGCTAAAGATTTGATTGATAAGGGTTGTGTTTTTTCACATGGGAAAAAAGTTGTGGTTGCTAGAGCTTTGATGAGCGATAAGGCAAGATTTAATGTGATAAAAGCTAAAAATCCTCAAATTATTTTTGAAGATGATAAGATTATTGCTATTAATAAACCTTATGCTTATGTGAGTGAAGACTTGGAGAAAAAATTTAACGCCAAGCTTTTAAATCGTTTAGACAAAGAAACAAGCGGTGTGATTTTGCTTTGCAAAGATGAAGATTTTAGAAAGCTTTGTATAGAAGAATTTAAAAAACACAGAGTTTATAAAAGTTATATTGCGGTTTTAGATGGGGTTTTGGCTGAAGAGGTTGAAGTGAATGAGCCTATGTTTACCATAAAAACAAAAGGCGGGGCATTAAGTAAAGTTTCAAAAGATGGTTTAAGTGCTTTAAGTATCATTACTCCTATTATGATGCAGTCAAAAAAAACCTTAGCAAAAATAGTCATTCAAACAGGTAGAACTCATCAAATCAGAGTACATGCTAAATTTATAAAACATGGTGTTATAGGCGATGAAAAATATGCTAAAATTTCAAGTGATAGAATGTATTTACACAGCTATGAAATTAAAATTTTTGATTATCATTTTAAGGCTAATTTGGATAGTGGTTTTACAAAATTTGGCTTTGAGATAAAAAATTTAGATTTTTAA
- a CDS encoding Nif3-like dinuclear metal center hexameric protein — translation MKLSEIYNFLDQLSPFNIQESWDNSGILLGDRDNEISTVYLSLDIDENIIKEASENSLIITHHPLIFKGLKDLYDKTYPRAFIKEMICKNISLISMHTNYDLSHLNTYFTEEILGFKISFKDEFLIYVENSMSFEALCDWVKKKLNLQILRVSDCGKKDIKRIAICTGSGGDLISKVDADCFLSGDFKYHQALEALSNQISLIDLGHFESERYFSQCLAKDLKNLPLQVIITVSKNPFQYF, via the coding sequence ATGAAGCTGAGTGAAATTTATAATTTTTTAGATCAATTAAGTCCCTTTAATATCCAAGAATCATGGGATAATAGTGGAATTTTGCTTGGAGATAGGGATAATGAAATTTCAACTGTTTATTTAAGTTTAGATATTGATGAAAATATCATTAAAGAAGCGAGTGAAAATTCTTTAATTATCACACACCATCCTTTGATATTTAAAGGTTTAAAAGATTTATATGACAAGACTTATCCTAGAGCTTTTATTAAAGAAATGATTTGTAAAAATATTTCTTTAATCAGTATGCATACAAATTACGATTTAAGTCATTTAAATACTTATTTTACGGAAGAAATTTTAGGTTTTAAAATTTCTTTTAAAGACGAATTTTTAATTTATGTAGAAAATTCTATGTCTTTTGAAGCTTTGTGTGACTGGGTGAAAAAAAAGTTAAATTTGCAAATTTTACGTGTAAGTGATTGTGGTAAAAAAGACATTAAGCGTATTGCTATATGTACTGGAAGTGGTGGGGATTTAATTTCTAAAGTAGATGCGGATTGTTTTTTAAGTGGAGATTTTAAATATCATCAAGCTTTAGAGGCGCTTAGTAATCAAATCAGTCTTATTGATTTAGGTCATTTTGAAAGTGAGAGATATTTTTCTCAATGTTTAGCAAAAGACTTGAAAAATTTGCCGCTACAAGTTATAATAACAGTTTCAAAAAATCCATTTCAATATTTTTAA
- a CDS encoding zinc ribbon domain-containing protein, which translates to MNKYLEQLVLLSKIDQEIDSYEPKIDSINKTLKDAELKIGKINTDLEKIDEEIKDIENQKVQNNAHISEFSAKIKELSKKSGAVKTEKEANALKIEEDIAKEQLDAANDEIVRLDKILENKETYKKELEEEKIKQKQNINEIRVSIKSEMEVLEKDRMSVYDKKTKLVGEMNQKVLSFYEKIRKWAKNTAVVPVKKQACYGCFMKIYDKTYLSVVKGEEIVTCPHCGRILYKEQEEQN; encoded by the coding sequence ATGAATAAATATCTCGAACAATTAGTGCTTTTATCAAAAATAGATCAAGAAATTGATAGTTATGAACCAAAAATAGACAGTATTAATAAGACTTTAAAAGATGCTGAGTTAAAAATAGGAAAAATCAACACAGATTTAGAAAAAATCGATGAAGAAATCAAAGATATAGAAAATCAAAAAGTGCAAAATAATGCTCATATTTCCGAGTTCTCGGCAAAAATTAAAGAGCTTTCTAAAAAAAGTGGTGCAGTAAAAACAGAAAAAGAAGCTAATGCTTTAAAAATTGAAGAAGATATTGCAAAAGAGCAATTAGACGCTGCAAATGATGAGATTGTAAGACTGGATAAAATTTTAGAGAATAAAGAAACTTATAAAAAAGAACTTGAAGAAGAAAAAATCAAACAAAAGCAAAATATTAATGAGATTAGAGTAAGCATTAAATCTGAAATGGAAGTTCTTGAAAAAGATAGAATGAGTGTTTATGATAAAAAAACCAAACTTGTGGGCGAGATGAATCAAAAAGTTTTAAGTTTTTATGAAAAAATTCGCAAATGGGCGAAGAATACTGCTGTAGTTCCTGTTAAAAAACAAGCATGCTATGGATGTTTTATGAAAATTTACGATAAGACTTATCTGTCTGTTGTAAAAGGTGAAGAGATTGTAACTTGTCCTCATTGTGGAAGAATTCTTTATAAAGAGCAAGAAGAACAAAATTGA
- the waaA gene encoding lipid IV(A) 3-deoxy-D-manno-octulosonic acid transferase, giving the protein MIFFYYFLTWTAFLFCAVFILLLSFLKSKYKTSLKSRFFLYKNLHQEKADVHFHACSYGEVRSIKTLVLKFDSRITTITQTGFECAKEFCKKVNYLAFENFLPFWFKPCKVLVIFEAEYWLMLVFMARIYKAKIILLNARISDKSYHSYQRFSFFYKKIFSYIDEVFVQSKLDKVRLESLGAKNVKIFKNIKANLEIKNNKIYTKPKEKLIIFASTHKDEEELLLDHFKLEENEKLIIAPRHPERFKEVENLLLNKGLEFEKFSSLKDENKKFSKKILLLDTLGELVNFYAISDVVVLGGSFIEGIGGHNPIEVAYFDNVLISGKFIHNQKALFEEVENVYFCENLKDLNDKIHYLNLKAKISKKENLDLIIQAIQKGIDARKSL; this is encoded by the coding sequence TTGATCTTTTTTTATTATTTTTTAACTTGGACGGCATTTTTATTTTGTGCCGTCTTTATTCTTTTGCTTTCTTTTTTAAAATCCAAATACAAAACTAGTTTAAAATCCCGATTTTTTCTTTATAAAAATTTACATCAAGAAAAAGCTGATGTACATTTTCATGCTTGTTCTTACGGGGAGGTAAGAAGTATTAAAACTTTGGTTTTGAAATTTGATTCAAGAATAACTACTATTACTCAAACAGGTTTTGAATGTGCAAAAGAATTTTGTAAAAAGGTAAATTATCTTGCTTTTGAAAATTTTTTGCCTTTCTGGTTCAAGCCTTGTAAGGTTTTGGTAATTTTTGAAGCAGAATATTGGCTTATGCTTGTTTTTATGGCACGTATTTATAAGGCTAAGATTATTTTGCTTAATGCAAGAATATCTGATAAATCTTATCATTCTTATCAAAGATTTTCTTTTTTTTATAAAAAAATTTTTTCTTATATTGATGAAGTTTTTGTTCAAAGTAAATTAGACAAAGTAAGACTTGAAAGTTTGGGAGCTAAAAATGTTAAAATTTTTAAAAATATTAAGGCAAATTTAGAAATTAAAAATAATAAAATTTATACCAAACCTAAGGAAAAACTTATCATTTTTGCCAGTACTCATAAGGACGAAGAAGAGCTTTTGCTTGATCATTTTAAACTAGAAGAAAATGAAAAACTCATTATCGCCCCACGACACCCTGAGCGTTTTAAAGAAGTTGAAAATTTGCTTTTAAACAAAGGTTTGGAATTTGAAAAATTTAGTTCTTTAAAAGATGAAAATAAGAAATTTTCTAAAAAAATTTTGCTTTTAGATACTTTAGGGGAGCTTGTAAATTTTTATGCAATTTCTGATGTTGTTGTGCTTGGAGGTTCTTTTATAGAAGGCATAGGAGGACACAATCCTATAGAAGTGGCATATTTTGACAATGTATTAATCAGCGGGAAATTTATTCATAATCAAAAGGCTTTATTTGAAGAAGTAGAAAATGTATATTTTTGCGAAAATTTAAAAGATTTAAATGATAAAATTCATTATTTAAATTTAAAAGCTAAAATTTCCAAAAAAGAAAATTTAGATCTTATCATACAAGCCATACAAAAGGGAATTGATGCAAGAAAAAGCTTATAA
- a CDS encoding DUF3972 domain-containing protein — MQTYLELEEFCKLVHLNEDVVKGMMANGALNFKEEEGKIYIEAHQGTFSVVPSSAKSQTAMVNSMTLAGESFVEKTIGTILNLHEKVLDAKDETLEALKNENKFLKDALYSMQELYDEDRKTIETLNNELKHAREEIEFLKRKYKLMWSKTAEIFGAKTEPDLEMNKNLEKPIENMEQ, encoded by the coding sequence ATGCAAACCTATCTTGAACTTGAAGAATTTTGTAAACTTGTGCATTTAAATGAAGATGTGGTTAAGGGTATGATGGCCAATGGGGCTTTAAATTTTAAAGAAGAAGAGGGTAAAATTTACATCGAAGCTCATCAAGGTACTTTTAGTGTAGTGCCTAGTTCTGCAAAATCTCAAACTGCAATGGTAAATTCAATGACTTTAGCAGGAGAAAGTTTTGTTGAAAAAACAATAGGAACTATTTTAAATTTACATGAAAAAGTTTTAGATGCTAAAGATGAAACACTTGAAGCATTAAAAAATGAGAATAAATTTTTAAAAGATGCCCTTTATTCTATGCAAGAACTTTATGATGAAGATAGAAAAACTATAGAAACCTTAAACAATGAGCTAAAACATGCGCGTGAAGAGATAGAATTTCTCAAGCGTAAATATAAATTAATGTGGAGTAAAACCGCAGAAATTTTTGGAGCTAAGACAGAGCCTGATTTGGAAATGAATAAAAATTTAGAAAAACCTATTGAAAATATGGAACAATAA
- the glnA gene encoding type I glutamate--ammonia ligase, with protein MGKFVNNIDDFFKFCKQNEVLFVDFRFTDMIGTWHHITYNLHAINEETFQTGIPFDGSSIHGWQPIEKSDMILKPDVQSAFLDPFTADPTIIVFCDVYDIYKGQMYEKCPRSIAKKAMEHLKNSGIADTAYFGPENEFFVFDSVKIVDTTHCSKYEVDTEEGEWNDDREFTDSYNTGHRPRNKGGYFPVQPIDSLVDIRSEMVQTLEKVGLKTFVHHHEVAQGQAEIGVNFGTLVEAADNVQIYKYVVKMVAHLNGKTATFMPKPLYGDNGNGMHVHMSLWKDGVNLFYDKDGYSGLSQTAINYIGGILKNARSVAAFTNPSSNSYKRIVPGFEAPCILTYSCQNRSASCRVPYGIGKNSARIEIRFPDSTANPYLAFVSLLMAGLDGIKNKTIPVGPMDENLFDLTLDEIREKGIEQLPHTLRGSLEALIRHNSYLKPVMSDIFIDDYQHLKFETQVWPVEARPTAYEFKTCYSC; from the coding sequence ATGGGAAAATTTGTTAATAATATAGATGATTTTTTCAAATTTTGCAAACAAAATGAAGTGCTTTTTGTTGATTTTCGTTTTACAGATATGATAGGAACTTGGCATCATATTACCTATAATCTTCATGCAATCAATGAAGAAACATTTCAAACTGGTATTCCATTTGATGGAAGCTCAATCCATGGATGGCAACCTATAGAAAAATCAGATATGATTTTAAAACCTGATGTACAAAGTGCTTTTTTAGATCCTTTTACAGCTGACCCTACTATCATAGTGTTTTGTGATGTATATGATATTTACAAAGGACAAATGTATGAAAAATGTCCAAGAAGCATAGCAAAAAAAGCAATGGAACACCTTAAAAATAGTGGCATAGCTGATACTGCTTACTTTGGACCAGAAAATGAATTCTTTGTTTTTGATAGTGTAAAAATAGTTGATACTACTCATTGTTCTAAGTATGAAGTTGATACCGAAGAAGGAGAGTGGAATGATGATAGAGAATTTACTGATAGCTACAATACTGGACACAGGCCAAGAAACAAAGGTGGATATTTTCCAGTTCAGCCAATTGATTCTTTAGTAGATATTCGTTCTGAAATGGTTCAAACTCTTGAAAAAGTAGGCCTTAAAACTTTTGTTCATCATCATGAAGTTGCACAAGGACAAGCTGAAATAGGAGTAAATTTTGGCACGCTTGTAGAAGCAGCTGACAATGTTCAAATTTATAAATATGTTGTAAAAATGGTAGCTCATTTAAATGGCAAAACTGCCACTTTTATGCCAAAACCTTTATACGGAGATAATGGCAATGGTATGCATGTTCATATGAGCTTATGGAAAGATGGGGTAAATTTATTTTACGATAAAGATGGATACAGTGGACTTAGTCAAACTGCTATAAATTATATAGGTGGAATTTTAAAAAATGCTAGAAGTGTCGCAGCTTTTACAAATCCAAGTTCCAACTCTTACAAAAGAATAGTTCCTGGCTTTGAAGCTCCTTGTATTTTAACTTATTCTTGTCAAAACAGATCAGCAAGTTGTCGCGTTCCTTATGGCATAGGTAAAAATTCAGCTCGTATAGAAATTCGCTTCCCTGATAGCACTGCTAATCCTTATTTAGCTTTTGTTAGTCTTTTAATGGCAGGTCTTGATGGAATCAAAAATAAAACCATTCCTGTAGGTCCTATGGATGAAAATTTATTTGATCTTACTTTGGATGAAATACGTGAAAAAGGGATAGAGCAATTACCGCATACTCTAAGAGGAAGTTTAGAAGCTTTAATCCGACATAATTCTTATTTAAAACCTGTAATGAGCGATATTTTTATCGATGACTATCAGCATTTAAAATTTGAAACACAAGTTTGGCCAGTAGAAGCTCGTCCAACTGCTTATGAGTTTAAAACTTGCTACTCTTGCTAA
- the rimM gene encoding ribosome maturation factor RimM (Essential for efficient processing of 16S rRNA) → MSEKDFVQVAKLGKTVGLKGYVKLHNLSDFSSQFKKDATFFIKNTKEMLKIKHYNASNSTVLFENYEDIEKAKELTNLILFQSIEKSRQTCKLKKDEFFYFDILECEVFEENKRLGKVVDILETGASYLFEIQSDEKWVEKKYPKIFFIPYLDKFVKNIDIEKRQIFCTQDAFLILENS, encoded by the coding sequence TTGAGTGAAAAAGATTTTGTTCAAGTTGCAAAACTTGGTAAAACTGTGGGTCTTAAGGGTTATGTAAAATTGCATAACCTGAGCGACTTTTCTTCTCAATTTAAAAAAGATGCTACTTTTTTTATAAAAAACACCAAAGAAATGTTAAAGATTAAGCATTATAATGCAAGCAATTCTACTGTTTTATTTGAAAATTATGAAGATATAGAAAAGGCCAAAGAATTAACTAATCTTATTCTTTTTCAGAGTATCGAGAAAAGCAGACAAACTTGTAAATTAAAAAAAGATGAGTTTTTTTATTTTGATATTTTAGAGTGTGAAGTTTTTGAAGAAAATAAAAGATTAGGTAAAGTGGTTGATATCTTGGAAACTGGAGCTTCTTATTTATTTGAAATTCAAAGTGATGAAAAATGGGTGGAAAAAAAATATCCTAAAATATTTTTTATTCCATATTTAGATAAATTTGTTAAAAATATAGATATAGAAAAACGACAGATTTTTTGCACGCAAGATGCTTTTTTAATTTTAGAAAATTCATGA
- the glyQ gene encoding glycine--tRNA ligase subunit alpha, whose product MTFSQMILNLQNYWQEQGCAIMQPYDMPAGAGTFHPATFLRSLGKKPWAAAYVAPSRRPTDGRYGENPNRLGAYYQFQVLIKPSPDNIQELYLKSLENLGFDLKSHDIRFVEDNWESPSLGAWGLGWEVWLDGMEVTQFTYFQQVGGIAVDLVSAEITYGLERIAMYLQNVDNVYDIVWSEFNGEKIKYADVHKQSEYEFSKYNFEVSDVKILNEQFENSYKECKNILEQGLALPAYDYCMLAAHTFNLLDARGAISVAQRQDYMLKIRELSKNCAEIYKKNLNEAE is encoded by the coding sequence ATGACTTTTTCACAAATGATACTTAATTTACAAAATTATTGGCAAGAGCAAGGTTGTGCGATTATGCAACCTTATGATATGCCAGCAGGTGCAGGAACCTTTCATCCAGCAACTTTTTTAAGAAGTTTAGGAAAAAAACCTTGGGCAGCTGCTTATGTGGCTCCAAGTAGAAGGCCTACTGATGGACGTTATGGTGAAAATCCTAATCGCTTAGGTGCTTATTATCAATTTCAAGTTTTGATTAAACCTAGTCCTGATAATATCCAAGAATTATATCTTAAAAGTCTTGAAAATTTGGGTTTTGATTTAAAAAGTCATGATATTCGTTTTGTTGAAGATAATTGGGAGAGTCCAAGTTTGGGTGCTTGGGGTTTAGGCTGGGAAGTATGGCTTGATGGTATGGAAGTCACTCAATTTACTTATTTTCAGCAAGTTGGTGGTATAGCGGTAGATTTAGTAAGTGCTGAAATTACCTATGGTCTTGAAAGAATAGCCATGTATCTTCAAAATGTTGATAATGTTTATGATATAGTTTGGAGTGAATTTAATGGAGAAAAAATTAAATACGCAGATGTGCATAAGCAAAGTGAATATGAATTTAGTAAATACAATTTTGAAGTAAGTGATGTTAAAATCTTGAATGAGCAGTTTGAAAATTCTTACAAAGAATGTAAAAATATTTTAGAACAAGGACTAGCTTTACCTGCTTATGATTATTGTATGCTTGCTGCACATACTTTTAATCTTTTAGATGCAAGAGGAGCAATTTCTGTAGCACAAAGACAAGATTATATGTTAAAAATTCGTGAGCTTTCGAAAAATTGTGCTGAAATTTATAAGAAAAATTTAAATGAAGCTGAGTGA
- the purE gene encoding 5-(carboxyamino)imidazole ribonucleotide mutase, with translation MNFVSILMGSKSDYETMKEAAKTLESFGVKYELIISSAHRSPKRTKEYIANAEEKGAKVFIAAAGMAAHLAGAVAAYTTKPVLGVPMPGSNLASMDSLFSTVQMPSGIPVGTLAIGKAGAINAAYLAMQILAIYDVDLAQKLKEDRLEKEKKLVSDSKEVEVLL, from the coding sequence ATGAATTTTGTTTCTATTTTAATGGGAAGCAAGAGTGATTATGAGACTATGAAAGAGGCTGCTAAAACTTTAGAAAGTTTTGGGGTAAAGTATGAACTTATCATCTCATCAGCTCATCGTAGTCCAAAAAGAACAAAAGAGTATATTGCAAATGCTGAAGAAAAAGGTGCGAAAGTTTTTATAGCAGCAGCTGGAATGGCAGCACATTTAGCTGGAGCTGTTGCAGCTTATACAACAAAACCTGTTTTGGGAGTGCCTATGCCAGGAAGTAATCTTGCAAGTATGGATTCTTTGTTTTCTACGGTGCAAATGCCTAGCGGAATTCCTGTGGGAACTTTAGCTATTGGTAAGGCTGGAGCAATCAATGCTGCTTATTTGGCTATGCAAATTTTAGCTATTTATGATGTTGATTTAGCACAAAAGCTTAAAGAAGATCGTCTTGAAAAAGAAAAAAAACTTGTATCTGATTCAAAAGAAGTAGAAGTTTTATTATAA
- the ffh gene encoding signal recognition particle protein encodes MFELVSESFKSAINKLRFVDDEKALKNALETLKKALLKADVHHKVTKELLTLIEEDVKQNGIGQKQFLNAIKVNLENILSVNGKNQGFVFASKPPTVVLMAGLQGGGKTTSTIKLANYLKLRNKKVLVAACDLQRLAAVEQLRQLCEANEIELFFIENEKDPIRVAKEALKKAESSMVDVLLVDTAGRLAIDEALMDELKAVKDVLNPDEIFYVADAMSGQDGVKTAASFNEVLNISGVILSKFDADTKGGVALGIAKQIGIPLRFIGVGEKVADLEVFIPDRIVSRIMGEGDLATLAEKTAAVIDEKEAKKLNQKIKKGEFNFNDFLNQMESIKKLGSMKSLIGMIPGLGGMANAVKDIDLDNSKEIIRIKAMISSMTPKERENPDLLNNARKRRIADGAGLSQVEVNRFLKQFSNAAKLAKRFSGKKGMESLTQMMSQARRQF; translated from the coding sequence GTGTTTGAGTTAGTTAGCGAATCTTTTAAATCAGCGATTAATAAATTACGTTTTGTTGATGATGAAAAAGCACTTAAGAATGCTTTAGAAACCTTAAAAAAAGCTCTTTTAAAAGCAGATGTTCACCATAAGGTAACTAAAGAGCTTTTGACTTTGATAGAAGAAGATGTAAAGCAAAACGGAATAGGTCAAAAACAATTTTTAAATGCCATTAAAGTAAATTTAGAAAATATTTTAAGTGTCAATGGCAAAAATCAAGGTTTTGTTTTTGCTTCTAAACCCCCAACAGTAGTTCTAATGGCAGGTTTGCAAGGGGGCGGTAAGACTACAAGCACTATCAAACTTGCAAATTATTTAAAATTACGCAATAAAAAAGTTTTAGTTGCAGCTTGTGATTTACAGCGTTTAGCGGCAGTGGAGCAGCTAAGACAACTTTGTGAAGCTAATGAAATTGAACTTTTCTTCATAGAAAATGAAAAAGATCCTATTAGAGTTGCTAAAGAGGCTTTGAAAAAGGCTGAAAGTTCTATGGTAGATGTTTTGCTTGTGGATACTGCTGGACGTTTGGCTATAGATGAAGCTTTGATGGATGAGTTAAAAGCGGTTAAAGATGTTTTAAATCCTGATGAGATTTTCTATGTTGCTGATGCAATGAGTGGTCAAGATGGGGTCAAGACTGCGGCTAGTTTTAATGAAGTTTTGAATATCAGCGGGGTAATTTTATCAAAATTTGATGCAGATACTAAAGGTGGAGTAGCCTTGGGTATAGCAAAACAAATCGGTATTCCTTTAAGATTTATTGGTGTAGGTGAAAAAGTAGCAGATTTAGAAGTTTTTATACCAGATCGTATAGTAAGTCGTATCATGGGTGAGGGTGATTTGGCAACTTTAGCTGAAAAAACTGCTGCAGTGATTGATGAAAAAGAAGCTAAAAAACTCAATCAAAAAATCAAAAAAGGTGAATTTAATTTTAATGATTTTCTTAATCAAATGGAAAGTATTAAAAAATTAGGAAGTATGAAATCTTTAATTGGCATGATACCAGGACTTGGCGGAATGGCAAATGCGGTAAAAGATATAGATTTGGATAATTCTAAAGAAATTATACGCATTAAAGCAATGATTTCTTCAATGACTCCAAAAGAAAGAGAAAATCCTGATTTGTTAAATAATGCTAGAAAACGTCGTATAGCAGATGGAGCGGGTCTTTCTCAGGTAGAAGTCAATCGTTTTTTAAAACAATTTAGCAATGCAGCAAAACTTGCAAAAAGATTTTCAGGTAAAAAAGGAATGGAGAGTTTGACGCAAATGATGAGTCAAGCTAGAAGACAATTTTAA
- a CDS encoding KH domain-containing protein: MVENFLREYAKLIADYPEQIDTQKIELSENFFEIVLFAHKVDTGKLIGKNGKMINAIKTVISAYKSKDASSYRVTVKALE; encoded by the coding sequence ATGGTAGAGAATTTTCTTAGAGAATACGCAAAATTAATTGCAGATTATCCTGAACAGATTGACACTCAAAAAATTGAATTAAGTGAAAATTTTTTTGAGATTGTTCTTTTTGCACATAAGGTTGATACAGGTAAGCTTATAGGTAAAAATGGAAAAATGATCAATGCTATAAAAACCGTAATCTCTGCTTATAAGAGTAAGGATGCAAGTTCTTATAGAGTAACGGTAAAAGCACTTGAGTGA
- a CDS encoding peptidase U32 family protein — MIIPEIVAPAGNFTKLKIALAYGADAVYAGVNNFSLRSRTAREFNYESFEEAIKYTHERGKKIYVTLNGFHLSSQIEGLKRHILKLREMKPDAFIVASVGAMRLVKELAPEISLHVSTQANILNYLDAQVYKDMGAKRVVIARELGLKDAKNLKQNCDIELEAFVHGSMCFAYSGRCLISSVQSGRMSNRGSCANDCRFNYELYAKNPENGTLFRLEEDENGTHIFNSKDLNLCSYIEKIMQENCISAFKIEGRTKSEYYVALTTRTYKMAIQDALEGKFESSKYEKEIATLKNRGFTDGYLVSRPLEKTDTQNHNTSIEEGSHQVHAISEDGSFFKCKGKIVLNTPYEILAPLGDVIQTCDNELGKIYQKEDKYFIEFKKLIAKNNKEFSEIHSGNEHEIQLPNKISALSFLRKEI, encoded by the coding sequence ATGATCATTCCTGAAATAGTAGCTCCTGCGGGAAATTTCACAAAATTAAAAATTGCTTTGGCTTATGGTGCAGATGCAGTTTATGCGGGTGTGAATAATTTTTCTTTAAGATCACGCACTGCAAGAGAATTTAATTATGAAAGTTTTGAAGAAGCTATCAAATATACTCATGAGCGTGGTAAGAAAATTTATGTTACTTTAAATGGTTTTCATTTAAGCTCTCAAATTGAAGGCTTAAAAAGACATATATTAAAATTACGCGAGATGAAACCCGATGCTTTTATTGTAGCTTCTGTTGGAGCTATGCGTCTTGTTAAAGAACTTGCACCTGAAATTTCTTTACATGTTTCTACTCAGGCAAATATTTTAAATTATTTAGATGCTCAAGTTTATAAGGATATGGGTGCTAAAAGGGTTGTAATTGCCAGAGAACTAGGGCTTAAGGATGCTAAAAATTTAAAGCAAAATTGTGATATAGAATTAGAAGCTTTTGTGCATGGTTCTATGTGTTTTGCTTATTCTGGGCGTTGTTTAATAAGCTCTGTGCAAAGTGGAAGAATGAGCAATCGTGGATCTTGTGCAAATGATTGTAGATTTAATTATGAGCTTTATGCTAAAAATCCAGAAAATGGCACTTTATTTCGCTTAGAAGAAGATGAAAATGGTACTCATATTTTTAATTCTAAAGATTTAAATCTTTGTTCTTATATAGAAAAAATCATGCAAGAAAATTGTATCAGTGCTTTTAAAATAGAAGGGCGTACTAAAAGCGAATATTATGTTGCGCTTACAACAAGGACTTATAAAATGGCCATACAAGATGCTTTAGAGGGTAAATTTGAGTCAAGTAAGTATGAAAAAGAGATTGCTACACTTAAAAATCGTGGTTTTACAGATGGCTATCTTGTTTCGCGTCCTTTGGAAAAAACCGACACGCAAAATCATAATACAAGCATAGAAGAAGGTTCTCATCAAGTGCATGCTATAAGCGAAGATGGAAGCTTTTTTAAATGTAAAGGGAAAATCGTTTTAAACACGCCTTATGAAATTTTAGCCCCTTTAGGCGATGTGATTCAAACTTGCGATAATGAACTAGGTAAAATTTATCAAAAAGAGGATAAATATTTTATAGAGTTTAAAAAACTCATTGCTAAAAACAATAAAGAATTTAGCGAAATTCATAGCGGTAATGAACATGAAATCCAATTACCAAATAAAATCAGTGCATTAAGTTTTTTAAGAAAGGAAATATAG
- the rpsP gene encoding 30S ribosomal protein S16, which yields MTVIRLTRMGRTKRPFYRIVVTDSRKRRDGGWIESIGYYNPMVEPEVIKVDAERLAYWKSVGAKLSDKVTSITSK from the coding sequence ATGACAGTTATTAGACTTACAAGAATGGGTAGAACTAAAAGACCATTTTATCGTATTGTAGTTACAGACAGTAGAAAACGTCGTGATGGTGGTTGGATAGAAAGTATTGGGTATTATAATCCTATGGTAGAACCTGAGGTAATTAAAGTTGATGCAGAGCGTTTAGCTTATTGGAAAAGTGTTGGTGCAAAACTTAGCGATAAAGTTACTTCTATCACTAGCAAATAA